The following are from one region of the Treponema denticola genome:
- a CDS encoding leucine-rich repeat domain-containing protein produces the protein MKHKRIVSMIGMVVLLFGTVACSKNNKVALSKALEKNDIAAVEKIFSTIDKDSLNKLTTENPSSIGDFSYELNKDNTGVVITGYNGPGGLVIIPSEIEGYPVKRIDREAFKKNNWITSVIIPLSVESLGGECFYKCDNLTSVLIPGSVSIIEVQAFFGCDSLSVVKIMPGVKKIGGESFARCNSLVSIVLPESTEGIYQAVFQECENLLEIHLADTIEYIKQNAFLGCTNLQTANIPKNIKNFEGGCFKDCSELCNLSIPEQIGKTDVFKNSTSAFRGCKKLPITTRKRLQELGYSGQF, from the coding sequence ATGAAACATAAAAGAATAGTTTCAATGATTGGAATGGTGGTCTTATTATTTGGTACAGTTGCTTGTTCTAAAAATAATAAAGTTGCATTATCAAAGGCCTTAGAAAAAAACGATATTGCTGCTGTAGAGAAAATATTTTCCACTATTGATAAAGATAGTCTTAATAAATTGACTACTGAAAACCCGTCTTCTATTGGAGATTTTTCTTATGAGCTGAATAAAGACAACACAGGAGTCGTAATAACAGGCTATAATGGTCCTGGAGGTTTGGTTATTATACCTTCAGAGATTGAAGGATATCCTGTTAAACGAATAGATAGAGAAGCTTTCAAAAAAAATAATTGGATAACTTCTGTAATAATTCCACTTAGTGTTGAAAGTTTAGGAGGTGAATGTTTTTATAAGTGTGATAATCTTACATCTGTTTTAATACCTGGCAGTGTGTCAATTATAGAAGTTCAAGCTTTTTTTGGATGTGATAGTTTATCTGTTGTAAAAATTATGCCTGGTGTTAAAAAAATAGGCGGAGAAAGTTTTGCACGATGTAACAGCCTTGTAAGCATTGTACTTCCAGAATCGACTGAAGGAATTTATCAGGCTGTTTTTCAAGAATGTGAAAATTTACTTGAAATTCATCTTGCAGATACGATTGAATATATTAAACAAAATGCGTTTTTAGGGTGCACAAATTTGCAAACTGCTAATATCCCAAAAAACATAAAAAATTTTGAGGGCGGTTGTTTTAAAGACTGCTCAGAATTATGTAATCTTTCAATACCAGAACAAATAGGAAAAACAGATGTTTTTAAGAATAGCACTTCAGCTTTTAGAGGATGTAAAAAACTACCGATTACAACAAGAAAACGGTTACAAGAACTTGGTTACAGCGGTCAGTTTTAA
- a CDS encoding GNAT family N-acetyltransferase, with amino-acid sequence MKTNHPAPYNIEFKEITPDNWRIINSLSIKEEQKNFAASNVTILARAFVYRKENAKVFAVYYSDKPIGLIMQRDWIDGEKIVCIMDQFMIDKNSQGRGFGKAALQKWLSMIEAEKKYSCIQLCYVEGDIAAKHLYENFGFYEIDKDDDEIIMQKDL; translated from the coding sequence ATGAAAACTAATCACCCTGCTCCCTATAACATTGAATTTAAAGAGATTACTCCCGATAATTGGAGAATAATCAATTCTCTTTCCATAAAAGAAGAACAAAAAAATTTCGCAGCCTCAAATGTTACAATCCTTGCAAGAGCCTTTGTTTACAGAAAAGAAAATGCGAAAGTTTTTGCCGTATATTATTCGGATAAACCCATAGGGCTTATAATGCAGAGAGATTGGATTGATGGTGAAAAAATTGTCTGCATCATGGATCAATTTATGATAGATAAAAACAGTCAAGGAAGGGGTTTTGGAAAAGCAGCTTTACAAAAATGGCTTTCAATGATAGAAGCCGAAAAAAAATATTCATGTATTCAGCTTTGCTATGTTGAAGGCGATATAGCAGCAAAACACCTCTATGAAAATTTCGGCTTTTATGAAATCGACAAAGACGACGATGAGATTATAATGCAGAAGGATTTATAA
- a CDS encoding methyl-accepting chemotaxis protein: MHKNNGDTYSPPKNILIFDLLTNLAWILSTILTNRIVGSSGNIMNILSTKTFAVIMLSSTFGPILRYKFLIPAIIRHRKDPIKAQKYISLYVKIAFAIPLMIAVFGPFFTSVESGLISQTRTFISYMSITMGNMFLMGTFFGSFMIRALEKWAAFLPFEEKHLDLSMTRRTALVSILSILSIAFFTIAPLVRTQSDDIYMQLLTKVLPLFSYGMSLSIINIVLITKSTKKKISSLQAAIKNLSLGNYNQDFLMADSRDEAALLIKDFNILLDFNKKFFNDVKTSGQTSQDIAHNLLSNMTTASNVVDQITGNISSINNSIQNQSSGVLQTQSTLEQIAKNIEQLDKNIINQSSAVTESVSAIEEMTANIKSITSVLKNNLGSMEELNIAAEKGRKSISETNEFVKSLSEKSEGLLETTSVIQNIASQTNLLAMNAAIEAAHAGEAGKGFAVVADEIRKLAEESGTQGKVITTVLTELKNQIEEVTKSSSMGETQFTEVMRILNLVNNRNSEIMNAMNEQDSGSSQILRAVKNIMQITSEVRSGSEEMLIGNTEAGKEMTRLVDISKSISSNMNEINQKSELIASEIDRAMNMTEENKQAVSKIFSYLDKLVI; this comes from the coding sequence ATGCACAAAAATAATGGAGACACTTATAGTCCGCCTAAAAACATATTGATATTTGATTTATTAACCAACTTGGCATGGATCTTATCGACCATTTTAACCAACCGCATTGTAGGAAGCTCAGGAAACATTATGAATATTCTCAGCACTAAAACTTTTGCAGTTATAATGCTCAGCTCAACTTTTGGGCCCATCCTAAGGTACAAGTTTTTAATTCCTGCAATAATACGGCACAGGAAAGACCCGATAAAAGCGCAAAAATATATTTCGTTATATGTAAAAATTGCATTTGCCATTCCGCTGATGATTGCTGTTTTCGGACCGTTTTTTACTTCAGTGGAATCCGGTCTAATTTCTCAAACAAGAACATTCATTTCATATATGAGTATAACTATGGGGAATATGTTCTTAATGGGAACATTCTTCGGTTCTTTTATGATAAGAGCATTGGAAAAATGGGCAGCCTTTTTACCCTTTGAAGAAAAGCATTTAGACCTTTCGATGACACGAAGAACTGCGCTTGTAAGTATTTTAAGTATTCTTTCAATTGCCTTCTTTACAATAGCTCCTTTAGTTAGGACACAAAGCGATGATATTTATATGCAGCTTTTAACAAAGGTTCTTCCGCTTTTTAGCTATGGAATGAGTCTTTCAATAATAAATATAGTTCTTATAACCAAGTCGACCAAAAAGAAAATCTCAAGCCTTCAGGCTGCAATAAAAAATTTATCTTTAGGAAATTATAATCAAGATTTTCTTATGGCTGATTCGAGAGATGAGGCAGCTCTTTTAATAAAAGATTTTAATATACTTTTAGATTTTAATAAAAAATTTTTTAATGATGTAAAAACCTCAGGTCAGACCTCACAGGATATTGCCCATAACCTTTTATCGAATATGACAACAGCTTCAAATGTAGTGGATCAAATTACGGGGAATATTTCTTCAATAAATAACAGCATTCAAAACCAATCTTCAGGAGTTTTACAAACTCAATCCACGTTGGAACAAATTGCAAAAAATATTGAACAGCTTGACAAAAATATTATAAACCAATCTTCTGCCGTAACTGAATCTGTTTCTGCTATTGAAGAGATGACGGCAAATATAAAGTCAATTACCTCTGTTTTAAAAAATAACTTAGGTTCTATGGAAGAATTAAATATCGCAGCCGAAAAGGGAAGAAAATCAATTTCGGAAACAAACGAATTTGTTAAATCCCTAAGCGAAAAATCCGAAGGTCTTTTAGAAACTACTTCGGTCATACAAAACATAGCAAGTCAAACAAACCTACTGGCCATGAATGCAGCCATTGAAGCCGCTCACGCAGGAGAAGCGGGAAAAGGATTTGCTGTTGTTGCTGATGAAATAAGAAAACTCGCCGAAGAGTCCGGTACTCAGGGCAAGGTAATAACAACCGTTTTAACGGAATTAAAAAATCAGATAGAAGAAGTAACCAAATCTTCCTCAATGGGCGAAACACAGTTTACGGAAGTGATGCGTATTCTTAACCTTGTCAATAACAGAAACAGCGAAATAATGAATGCTATGAATGAGCAGGACTCGGGCAGTTCTCAAATACTTAGAGCAGTAAAAAATATTATGCAGATAACTTCTGAAGTAAGAAGCGGGTCTGAAGAAATGCTTATAGGAAACACCGAAGCAGGAAAAGAAATGACGAGGCTTGTAGACATTTCTAAGAGCATAAGCAGTAATATGAATGAGATCAATCAAAAATCGGAACTTATTGCAAGCGAGATAGACAGAGCTATGAACATGACCGAAGAAAACAAGCAGGCTGTTTCTAAAATATTTTCATATCTGGATAAACTGGTTATATAA
- a CDS encoding MATE family efflux transporter, whose product MENEKQKEFILNGNLWKVIFDLSWPAVIAMILQGANNVLDGIFVGHFAEEGAFAGISVALPPIIIIIGLGILIGSGAGTLLSIAIGAEDKNIQKKILGNVNFLTLIISVIVMTLGFLFSEQTLFLMGGRGNALIHGGEYYRTILWGTPIWIYAIALNNLIRSEGKMKTAAAIMGISLIVNGCANYTLMVIFNFGIKGAAIGTNIGMAVQAIIITLYFAKKNPDSPVSVFTIRMDGEIISKIISMGLASFIMQFMGTIQMLLVLNVLNHYGSQDDIAFYGIITRIFSFILQPIGGFMIALSPMIGINFGADKTERLISAFKRFVFAALVLIAPLWILILIFPQTSVSLMMKNPHLSIQNISYFRIYMALLPVMPLVFFALAFFPAVNKGKISSILGILQQIVFYIPVMLILPIFTGIAGIYYGTFLIEILSAIPISILIIREFKLLRSGITKWQKN is encoded by the coding sequence ATGGAAAATGAAAAGCAAAAAGAATTTATTTTAAACGGAAACTTGTGGAAGGTTATTTTTGATCTTTCATGGCCTGCCGTTATTGCAATGATTTTACAGGGAGCAAACAATGTACTGGACGGAATCTTTGTCGGACATTTTGCCGAAGAAGGAGCTTTTGCGGGTATCTCGGTAGCCCTGCCTCCAATCATAATAATAATAGGTTTAGGTATTCTCATAGGCTCGGGAGCCGGAACTTTGTTAAGTATTGCAATCGGTGCAGAAGATAAAAATATTCAAAAAAAGATTTTAGGCAATGTCAATTTTTTGACACTTATAATAAGTGTAATCGTAATGACTTTAGGATTTCTTTTTTCGGAACAAACTCTTTTTTTAATGGGCGGAAGAGGCAATGCCCTAATACATGGAGGCGAATACTACCGCACCATTTTATGGGGCACTCCGATTTGGATATATGCCATTGCTCTTAATAACCTCATCCGTTCCGAAGGAAAAATGAAAACCGCAGCGGCAATTATGGGGATAAGCCTGATTGTAAATGGATGTGCAAATTATACACTCATGGTGATTTTTAATTTCGGCATAAAAGGTGCCGCCATAGGAACAAATATCGGTATGGCGGTACAAGCTATCATCATTACCCTTTATTTTGCAAAAAAGAATCCTGATTCTCCGGTTTCAGTATTTACAATCAGAATGGACGGAGAAATTATATCTAAGATTATTTCGATGGGATTGGCAAGTTTTATAATGCAGTTTATGGGAACTATTCAAATGCTTTTAGTTTTAAATGTATTAAACCACTACGGCTCACAGGACGACATTGCCTTTTACGGAATCATTACCCGCATTTTTTCATTTATACTACAGCCGATAGGAGGCTTCATGATTGCCCTCTCTCCCATGATAGGAATAAATTTCGGAGCAGATAAAACGGAACGTCTTATTTCAGCCTTTAAGAGATTTGTATTTGCAGCCCTTGTTTTGATAGCTCCATTATGGATTTTAATACTTATCTTCCCTCAAACATCGGTTTCCTTGATGATGAAAAATCCGCACTTGAGCATTCAAAATATTTCCTATTTTAGGATTTACATGGCTCTTCTTCCGGTTATGCCCCTAGTCTTCTTTGCCCTAGCTTTTTTTCCTGCCGTCAACAAAGGAAAAATCAGCTCAATATTAGGGATTTTACAGCAAATCGTGTTTTATATTCCGGTAATGTTGATTCTTCCTATATTTACCGGTATTGCAGGGATTTATTATGGTACATTTCTAATTGAAATATTGAGTGCAATACCCATATCTATTTTGATAATACGGGAATTCAAGCTTTTGAGATCAGGCATAACAAAATGGCAAAAAAATTGA
- a CDS encoding ABC transporter transmembrane domain-containing protein gives MFRFIIKRKVYFVLFFVLSGIDLFFTMKLQLWKGQLLDTALGKTAYSLFTLMLLCLGAMIFASLFSYLYSLVKSKLVVTAEADLRKTYFDALLKKTMGEYINIPEGKISADYTDKIDVISSQYFYVWMALTDNALIFSVTVITLLTINIQAAIVTVLLLMIPLIVPTVLKKILAKVSKEKMEAVEKHFSAVRTWLKGIDIIKVFSCEQYIIFRYDKINEFLRKKQMDAINVSCLEIGVSFFVSAIVNLLMTAYCAYYVYKGVFSIGEFYTIMSLIGILSRPMYWTANLLKTFFSSRPVRDAMIEFIDAKTETGEIGNLNEFNIDAVGLSFSYNEKKVLNNTDFTFKQNEKILILGESGSGKSTIMRLLLGMYAPDSGSLTIGGAAPKKIKNIADIISIQQQEAYIFKMNLVDNLFLDKDISEERVKEVLDSLGLNKYTQDKYLKETVIGETYGFSGGEKKRISIARAVLHKRPIMIFDEPLANIDNENIERVKKIIFGIKDSTVIIISHIADAETKKMFDRIYKFDTTERRLYEEAV, from the coding sequence TTGTTTAGGTTTATCATAAAACGAAAAGTATATTTTGTGCTTTTTTTTGTTTTAAGCGGAATCGATTTGTTTTTTACGATGAAGCTTCAACTATGGAAGGGGCAGCTTCTTGATACGGCCTTAGGGAAAACCGCTTATTCACTTTTTACCTTGATGTTATTGTGTTTAGGAGCGATGATCTTTGCTTCTTTATTTTCTTATCTTTACAGTCTTGTAAAATCGAAACTCGTGGTAACTGCCGAGGCCGATTTACGGAAAACTTATTTTGATGCCCTTCTTAAAAAAACGATGGGAGAGTATATCAACATCCCTGAAGGAAAAATAAGTGCCGATTATACGGATAAGATAGATGTTATAAGCAGCCAGTATTTTTATGTTTGGATGGCTTTGACCGACAATGCCTTGATATTCTCGGTAACGGTAATAACCCTTTTGACAATAAATATACAGGCGGCCATTGTTACCGTTCTCTTATTAATGATTCCTCTTATTGTTCCGACTGTTTTAAAAAAGATTTTGGCTAAGGTTTCAAAGGAAAAGATGGAGGCCGTCGAAAAACATTTTTCAGCCGTGAGAACTTGGTTAAAAGGAATTGATATTATAAAAGTTTTTTCTTGTGAACAATATATAATTTTCAGATACGATAAGATAAACGAATTTTTAAGAAAAAAACAAATGGATGCCATAAATGTAAGTTGTCTTGAAATAGGGGTAAGTTTTTTTGTATCGGCTATCGTTAATTTGCTTATGACGGCTTATTGTGCATATTATGTTTATAAAGGTGTTTTTTCTATCGGAGAATTTTATACCATAATGAGCCTAATCGGAATTCTGTCCAGACCAATGTATTGGACAGCGAATTTATTAAAGACTTTCTTTTCTTCCCGTCCTGTCCGTGATGCAATGATTGAATTTATAGATGCTAAAACGGAAACAGGCGAAATAGGAAACTTAAACGAATTTAACATTGATGCTGTAGGCTTATCGTTTTCATATAATGAAAAGAAGGTTTTAAATAATACCGATTTTACATTTAAGCAAAACGAAAAAATTTTGATCCTAGGAGAATCGGGTTCAGGAAAGTCTACGATAATGCGGCTCCTTTTGGGAATGTATGCTCCGGATTCCGGTTCGCTTACAATAGGCGGAGCTGCTCCGAAAAAAATAAAAAATATTGCCGATATAATTTCGATTCAGCAGCAAGAAGCCTATATCTTTAAAATGAATCTCGTGGATAATTTGTTTTTAGATAAAGACATAAGCGAAGAAAGGGTGAAAGAGGTTCTTGATTCCTTAGGTTTAAATAAGTACACGCAAGATAAATATTTAAAAGAAACCGTCATAGGGGAAACTTACGGTTTTTCAGGCGGAGAAAAAAAGCGCATAAGTATTGCAAGAGCTGTTTTGCATAAACGCCCGATAATGATATTCGATGAACCTCTTGCCAATATAGATAATGAAAATATTGAACGGGTAAAAAAAATAATTTTCGGTATAAAGGATTCTACCGTAATAATTATTTCGCACATTGCAGATGCAGAAACAAAAAAAATGTTTGATCGAATTTATAAATTTGATACAACCGAAAGGAGATTATATGAAGAAGCTGTCTAA
- a CDS encoding ABC transporter transmembrane domain-containing protein: MKKLSNLEKSFIFFALLFLIFSAAAVTAFSWLSGKIADAAVSKDIEKIIIFVSAYFVAILVRGGAHGLYSYFFGRFKTNRLKLLRQGLFHSWVKADYEEFYNIEEGKKISYYQQQLPSLEGIYYQSFYGMGQILMETVFASALFLYVNIKLAIAGLFFIFITSIIPQVFKKLLDKTQSESIKSVNEHMGEFSDWLKGFEVIKNYGSEGHFQNLLNKSVEKLAKKQFSVSAANDASQSLSFFASQLSIIAVAFYGVYMINKNELSIAEFMMANGLVVQLRSQVYYISMYVNRFIMSKVTLEGYKTLIVKETEEEKIEAEISSGDILFNDVSYSYSELPVLQNVNKKFTDKGIHIIYGESGSGKSTAMKILLGLLKPKGGNIVLDGKNIHSIKNRSDLISFLAQEAVFFDDTLKNNLTLGEDIAEEKIFGLMEKLGLEKFANTEALNMDFTHIENKFSGGELKRLSFVRTLLRDTPVVIFDEPFANIDAQNIERVEDLILSLDDKKVFIVTHQLNERIKEKAASLWKIGA, encoded by the coding sequence ATGAAGAAGCTGTCTAATCTTGAAAAATCGTTTATATTTTTTGCTCTTCTATTTTTAATTTTTTCGGCAGCCGCCGTTACGGCTTTTTCATGGTTAAGCGGAAAAATAGCCGATGCTGCCGTAAGCAAGGATATCGAAAAAATAATTATCTTTGTATCTGCATATTTTGTTGCAATACTGGTGAGGGGAGGAGCGCACGGTCTTTATTCCTATTTTTTCGGAAGATTTAAAACAAACCGTTTAAAACTTTTACGGCAAGGTCTTTTCCATTCTTGGGTAAAAGCCGACTATGAAGAATTCTATAATATTGAAGAAGGGAAGAAAATTTCTTATTATCAACAGCAGCTTCCTTCTCTCGAAGGGATATACTATCAATCCTTCTATGGAATGGGACAGATTCTTATGGAAACGGTTTTTGCTTCTGCCTTATTTTTATATGTTAATATAAAATTGGCTATTGCGGGACTCTTTTTTATTTTTATTACTTCGATTATTCCTCAAGTTTTTAAAAAACTCTTGGATAAAACTCAATCCGAATCCATAAAAAGTGTAAATGAGCACATGGGAGAATTTTCCGATTGGTTAAAAGGTTTTGAGGTAATAAAAAATTACGGAAGCGAAGGCCATTTTCAAAACCTCTTAAATAAATCGGTAGAAAAGCTGGCAAAAAAACAATTTTCGGTTTCAGCAGCAAATGATGCATCACAGAGTCTTTCATTTTTTGCATCTCAATTAAGTATAATTGCAGTTGCTTTTTACGGCGTTTATATGATTAATAAAAATGAATTAAGCATAGCGGAGTTTATGATGGCTAACGGCTTGGTTGTACAGCTAAGGTCTCAAGTTTATTATATCTCTATGTATGTGAACCGCTTTATTATGAGTAAGGTTACCCTTGAAGGTTATAAGACCTTGATAGTTAAGGAAACGGAAGAAGAAAAGATTGAAGCTGAAATTTCTTCGGGCGATATATTGTTTAATGATGTAAGTTATTCTTATAGCGAGCTGCCTGTTCTTCAAAATGTAAATAAAAAATTTACCGATAAGGGAATACATATCATTTACGGAGAAAGCGGAAGCGGAAAATCTACTGCGATGAAAATTCTTTTAGGTCTATTAAAGCCTAAAGGCGGAAACATAGTATTGGATGGAAAAAATATTCATTCCATAAAAAACAGGTCAGACCTTATTTCGTTTTTAGCCCAAGAAGCCGTTTTCTTTGATGATACCTTAAAAAACAATTTAACATTAGGCGAAGATATTGCAGAAGAAAAAATATTCGGCTTAATGGAAAAATTAGGCTTGGAAAAATTCGCAAATACAGAAGCCTTAAATATGGACTTTACCCACATCGAAAACAAATTTTCAGGCGGCGAGTTAAAGCGGTTAAGCTTTGTGCGTACCCTCTTGAGGGATACGCCTGTCGTAATTTTCGACGAACCCTTTGCAAATATAGATGCTCAAAATATAGAAAGAGTCGAAGACCTTATTTTAAGTCTAGATGATAAAAAAGTTTTTATCGTAACCCATCAGCTTAACGAGAGGATCAAAGAAAAAGCCGCTTCCCTCTGGAAGATAGGAGCTTGA
- a CDS encoding ABC transporter ATP-binding protein, with the protein MKRKLQKLFAVTEQGARDLVTASVWSVFSNIAYILPMFLIMFFLQGYFEGSLKTAYFYTGLIAAIAVVMYILLHVNYNTLYTVTFKECKELRIEIANRLKKLPLAYFSKHDISDLSQAVMADVATLEHALSHAIPQTIGLVIYLVIIGTMMIIAHPALGLCVFAPIVVSFILLILSKKIQVRETTRDFHKQRQRSEFFQEAIELQQEIKSYGRTDTVAEKLNRNVDEAEKLHLSVEAHQAIPLNIALAALKFSVGITVFFGLKMYLAGTASLLYFIGYVIAASRIIDAVAAVEANLAEIMYIDSRVKRINELRETEVQEGSPANLQKYGIEFKDVEFSYNDGQKIIDGISFTAEQNQVTALVGPSGCGKTTVLRLASRLYDYNKGQILIDGKDIAKIDTDSLFEKISIVFQDVGLFNTSIMENIRVGNKNASDEEVKEAARLANCTEFIEALPESWNTFVGENGSRLSGGERQRLSIARAFLKNAPIIILDEISASLDVENEMKIQESLNKLIKNKTVIIISHRLKSIENADKIIVMNEGKIEAEGKHSDLLQKSELYKNMIDKSTATEKWVY; encoded by the coding sequence ATGAAACGAAAATTACAAAAATTATTTGCAGTTACCGAGCAAGGTGCTCGGGATTTGGTTACGGCTTCGGTATGGTCGGTGTTTTCTAACATCGCCTATATCCTGCCGATGTTTTTGATTATGTTTTTTTTGCAGGGCTATTTTGAAGGCTCGCTTAAAACGGCTTACTTTTATACAGGCCTTATTGCTGCCATTGCGGTGGTAATGTACATTCTTTTACATGTAAATTACAACACACTATACACGGTAACTTTTAAAGAATGTAAGGAACTGCGAATCGAAATTGCTAACCGTCTAAAAAAATTGCCTCTTGCATATTTTTCCAAGCACGATATTTCAGATTTGTCGCAAGCCGTTATGGCGGATGTTGCAACTCTTGAACATGCGTTGAGTCACGCCATTCCGCAAACAATAGGACTGGTAATTTATCTTGTAATTATCGGCACAATGATGATTATAGCCCATCCTGCACTCGGACTTTGTGTCTTTGCGCCGATAGTAGTCAGTTTTATCTTGCTCATTTTATCAAAGAAGATTCAAGTACGGGAAACCACAAGAGACTTCCACAAACAAAGACAGCGTTCCGAATTTTTCCAAGAAGCGATTGAGCTTCAACAGGAAATTAAAAGCTACGGCCGCACGGATACGGTTGCAGAAAAATTAAACCGCAATGTCGATGAGGCTGAAAAACTTCACCTATCGGTTGAAGCCCATCAAGCGATTCCGCTCAATATTGCACTTGCAGCACTAAAATTTTCTGTCGGGATAACGGTCTTTTTCGGTTTAAAAATGTACTTAGCCGGAACAGCCTCTCTTCTGTACTTTATAGGCTATGTCATTGCAGCTTCACGCATTATCGACGCAGTTGCAGCTGTCGAAGCAAACCTTGCAGAGATTATGTACATCGATTCACGCGTTAAGCGTATCAATGAGCTGCGCGAAACCGAAGTACAGGAAGGCTCTCCTGCAAACTTACAAAAATACGGCATCGAATTTAAAGATGTTGAGTTTTCTTATAATGACGGGCAAAAAATTATCGACGGCATTTCTTTTACCGCCGAGCAAAATCAGGTTACAGCTCTTGTCGGTCCTTCAGGCTGCGGAAAGACAACCGTGCTCCGTTTGGCTTCTCGCCTTTACGATTACAATAAGGGGCAGATTCTTATCGACGGAAAGGATATTGCAAAAATCGACACGGACAGTCTTTTTGAAAAGATTTCGATTGTATTCCAAGATGTAGGTTTATTCAATACATCGATTATGGAAAATATCCGTGTCGGAAATAAAAATGCAAGTGATGAGGAAGTAAAGGAAGCCGCCCGCCTTGCAAACTGTACCGAGTTTATCGAAGCTCTGCCCGAAAGCTGGAATACCTTTGTAGGAGAAAACGGCAGCCGTCTTTCAGGCGGAGAACGCCAGCGGCTTTCGATAGCCCGCGCATTCTTAAAAAATGCGCCCATCATTATCTTGGACGAAATCAGCGCGTCGCTTGATGTCGAAAACGAAATGAAAATTCAGGAAAGCTTAAATAAACTTATCAAGAACAAAACAGTTATCATCATTTCGCACAGATTAAAGTCCATCGAAAATGCGGATAAAATTATCGTCATGAACGAAGGCAAAATAGAAGCTGAAGGCAAACACTCGGATCTTTTGCAAAAATCCGAATTGTACAAAAACATGATTGATAAGTCTACAGCCACGGAAAAGTGGGTTTATTAG
- a CDS encoding methyltransferase family protein, translating into MSEQKNHLPLIGVGPIYVGPTIAVTVASIILTKLKIIPPTVSEFDLVFRIAGILLIAAGIYLWCSAVFISRIDSKIKTNTLVTDGIYAHVRNPIYSACLFICSGTLLLVCNLYLLILPPVYWLYLTIFIKLTEEKWLLNLYGKDFEDYCKRVNRCIPSIRARKN; encoded by the coding sequence ATGAGTGAACAAAAAAATCATTTGCCGCTTATCGGTGTGGGGCCTATCTATGTTGGGCCTACCATAGCCGTTACAGTTGCAAGTATTATTCTGACTAAGCTCAAAATTATTCCGCCTACGGTAAGCGAATTTGACTTGGTATTCCGTATTGCAGGGATTCTGTTAATTGCAGCAGGTATATATCTTTGGTGTTCGGCGGTATTTATATCACGAATTGACAGCAAAATAAAAACGAATACACTAGTTACTGATGGAATATATGCCCATGTCCGCAATCCGATTTATTCTGCCTGTTTATTTATTTGTTCGGGAACACTTTTGCTAGTCTGCAATTTATATCTGCTTATTCTGCCGCCCGTATACTGGCTTTACCTGACCATATTTATAAAACTTACGGAAGAAAAATGGCTTTTAAATCTATACGGCAAAGACTTCGAAGACTATTGCAAACGAGTAAACCGCTGTATTCCGTCAATACGGGCAAGGAAAAATTAA